CGTCGATACGGGGTCGAACCTGCGGGATACGGTGCCGCTGCGGCGGCGGATTGAGCATGGAGAGATCCTTGGGCCGAAGATCTATACGGCTGGCGGGGCGCTGTATCCGCCGAAGGGGATTCCGTATTATCTGCGGGGGAGCTTGCCGGGATGGATGCTGCGCCTGATGGCGCAGCCTGCGACTCCGGCGGCGGCGGTGAAAGATGTCGACCGGAATATCGCGGATGGGGCGGATATTTTGAAGCTGTTTACGGGGTCGTATGTCGAACGGGGGACGGTGCTGCCGATGCCGGTCGAGATTGCGACGGCTGCTGTCGAGGCGGCCAGGGCGCATGGGCAGATTGCGTTCGCGCATGAGTCCGACCTGGCGGGCGTGAAGGTTGCGATGGCGAGCGGGGTGAGTGTGCTGGCGCATGCGGTGGATACGACGGAGGGTGTCGATGATGCGGTCCTCAGGGACATCATTGCGAGGAAGATGGCGATGGTGCCTACGTTGAAGATGTTTCGGACGACGGTGACGACAAAGGCTTCGTACCTGGATCCGATCTATGCGCAGGTGAGGCGGTTTCATGAGCTTGGCGGGGATCTGATCTTTGGGACCGACGTCGGGTATATGACGGACTACGACACGGCGGATGAGTTTCAGGCGCTGGCGAAGTCGGGACTGAATGGGCGGGATATGCTGCGGATGTTGACGGTGACTCCGGCGACGCGGTTTGGAGTGTCCGCCGAGAAGGGGACGTTGGAGGTGGGGAAGGATGGGGATCTGGTGGTGATGAATGGGGATCCGATGACGGATGTGGGAGCGTTTGCGAGGCCGAAGATGACAGTGCGGGGTGGGCGGGTGATCTGGCGGCGTTAGGATGTTGGCTATGAGTTTGTGCGATGGTTTGAAGGTTGCGATGGTTATGGTCGCGCTTGCCGGTGCGGCGTGGGGGCAGGTGCAGAATAATCCGGATGGGGCGGATCCGAAGGCGTTTATGGGGCTGGCGCATATGGCGATCCGGGTGAAGGACCTGGCGGCGTCGGAGGCGTTCTACGAGAAGCTGGGGTTTCAGAAGGCGTTCTCAGCAGAGAAGAACGGGGTGGTGACGCAGGCGTTTTACAAGATCAACGACCGCGAGTTTCTGGAGATCTATCCGCAATTGCCGGGGGCTACGGGGTTGAATGGGGAGCATGAGCCGGTGGGGTTTCTGCACCTTTGCTTCGATGGGAAGGATCTTGAGGCGCTGCATACGCACTATCTGAACGAGGGGCTACGGCCGAATGAGCTGCGCAAGGCGGGGATGGGGAATTTGCTGTTCACGATGCGTGGGCCAGAGGGGCAGAACATCGAGTACACGCAGTACATGCCGGAGTCGAAACATACGCTCGATAAGGGGCAGCACCTGGGGGCTTCGCGGATTTCGACGGAGATGTTCGGGGTGGCGCTGCCGATGCGGGATCTTCCGGCGGCGATGAAGTTCTATGAGCAGGAGCTTGGGTTTCCGACGCTCGTGGGGCGCGCGGATATTCTTGTGATTCCCGGGAGTACGCAGGAGATTTATCTGTTCTCGTCTGAGAACGGGGATCCTCGGGCACGAACCTACTTTTCCGTGGCGGATGTGGGGAAAACGGCTTCGGAGTTGAAGCGGCGTGGGGTTGCGGCGAAGAAGACTAAGGGTGGGGTGACGGCTACCGATCCGGATGGGAATTTGTTGATTTTCCGGGCAGATCGGGTGGCGGATTAGCCAGCGGCAGGCGCAGGTTCCCTTGGGGAATG
This genomic window from Granulicella sibirica contains:
- a CDS encoding amidohydrolase family protein is translated as MRVVRWLVGFVVAVVVLLGVAVYLLGLYPLRELHPSPMQARGVLAITGANVYVSPDAPVMARATVVVRDGKIAAVGEGVEVPAGAEVIACDGCVVTAGFWNAHVHFTEAKWIGAEWKPKGVLEAQVEDMLTSRGFTTVVDTGSNLRDTVPLRRRIEHGEILGPKIYTAGGALYPPKGIPYYLRGSLPGWMLRLMAQPATPAAAVKDVDRNIADGADILKLFTGSYVERGTVLPMPVEIATAAVEAARAHGQIAFAHESDLAGVKVAMASGVSVLAHAVDTTEGVDDAVLRDIIARKMAMVPTLKMFRTTVTTKASYLDPIYAQVRRFHELGGDLIFGTDVGYMTDYDTADEFQALAKSGLNGRDMLRMLTVTPATRFGVSAEKGTLEVGKDGDLVVMNGDPMTDVGAFARPKMTVRGGRVIWRR
- a CDS encoding VOC family protein — its product is MSLCDGLKVAMVMVALAGAAWGQVQNNPDGADPKAFMGLAHMAIRVKDLAASEAFYEKLGFQKAFSAEKNGVVTQAFYKINDREFLEIYPQLPGATGLNGEHEPVGFLHLCFDGKDLEALHTHYLNEGLRPNELRKAGMGNLLFTMRGPEGQNIEYTQYMPESKHTLDKGQHLGASRISTEMFGVALPMRDLPAAMKFYEQELGFPTLVGRADILVIPGSTQEIYLFSSENGDPRARTYFSVADVGKTASELKRRGVAAKKTKGGVTATDPDGNLLIFRADRVAD